The following is a genomic window from Clostridia bacterium.
TTCTTATCCTGCTATGATTGATATAAGCAAGGATAATTATGTTTATAATAACTTTCAAAATGAACTGTATGCTTACAGACTTTTAGATGTTGCCAGCGTCAATAATAATGCCCTATTGATATTAAGTAATGAAAACAGAAATAACGCAGCGGCTTTTGTCTATTATTCTTCCTTGGGATTTTCTAAAGTCAATCATATAGCAATAGACAATGTAAATAACGCAAAGATAATAACCGATGAAAATTACGCTCTAGTATATTTTGGGGGCAACACGCCTATATACTATATAATCTATCAAAATATGAATTATCCTATTAGTACTCTTAATAAAACTCTACTTGCTCCATATAAGTTTTTAAATATTAAAAAAGGTGTTTTGATATTATCTAAAGAAAGCAATCAAAAACAACTGCTGTATTTAAGAAATCAAAAAATTAATATCGCTGATTTGAGTATTATAAAAGATATTAATGCGTTTTGTATTTTTAATGATTATTTTATTAGTGCATGCAATTATCAAAATAAAAATTCAAAAGACATAAAAGTGCATTTTTCTAAAATTACGCCGTATTACTTTAACAAAAAAAGCATCTCATAAAAGATGCTTTTAATTATCTTTTTTGGTTCTAGGCGTTATTTGAGATATAATTTTTTTGGAAAGTTTAAGAAAAGACTTTTTTCCTTTTTTGTGATAAGAAATATCATTCTTCCAGCCAAAAGGAATTTCATCTTCATTGGCATCAGCTATTTTAAATGATATGATCGGTTTTTTGGCAGTAACAGATGAAAAATCTGTTTGTGCTTCGATATTCATATTTTTACCTTTCATCATTTTTCTTAAAACAGTTTTTATTCCTCTTTTGTTAATAGCTTCTGACATTCTCTCTCCCAAAAACACTCCTAATAGTTATACTAATTAACATTATATAATATTTTTTTGACAATTTATCATTATTTATAAAATTTTTTTGATTTTTTGCTGTTTTTATCTATTAAAGCTTGGATACAAATTTGTTTTTGTTTTTATTCAAAAGGAATTTAAGTTTTTCGCCATCGTTTTTGGAAAACTTCAAAGGCGTGCTTGTTCCCGACAAAGTCAAAGCACCGTTTCGGTTGTTTGAAACAATGACTTTGTTTCCTTTCTTTTCAAAATAAAAATCATAAAGATGATGCCAGTCCAAAAAATAAACTGCTGTATATATACCGTCATTGACCACTGCGCTTTTCGCTATCGTCATCATAATGCTTATTGACATTATGCAACATATAATAATAAAAAGCAAAAGCATTGTTATTCGCACATATAGCGTATTCATGTTCCATATAGAATACAGCTCTTTGGTTAAAAATTTGCCTTCAGGTTCAATCATTAAAAAAATGCAGATTATCGCAGTAAAAGCAAGTAATATATCTAGCAGCCAATAAAAAAACTTATTGGTCTTAAGAGATATTATTGTTATAGAATATTTGAGTCTATGCTGGTGTTTTATAGTTTTTACCAAAAAAAACACAGTGCCTGCCAAAACAATTCCGGCAACACTAGACAAAAGAGATATTAAAATTTTAGGCATGTGTCCAGACATAATTAACCCAATAAATAAAAACCGAAATTAAAATTTCGGCTTTTATTATGATAACATATTAATATGTTTTTATCAAGGATTATAAAAATCAGTTTTTACTACTTAAAATATTGAACGCCTGAATAAAAGATTTTCATATCCATATTTAAGTCAATATTTTTATAGCCTTTTTGACAGCGTTCTATATGCGCCATTTTGCCAAGTATTCTGCCGTCAGGACTGATTATTCCCTCTATTGCACAAACAGAACCATTAGGGTTATAAGGCATATCTGCTCGCGCAACGCCGTTTTCGTCGACATACTGGCTAAATATCTGACCATTCTTCTCCATTAATTCTAAGTCATTTTGGCTTGCAAAAAATCTGCCTTCGCCATGAGAAATGGGCGTGCCATAGATGTCACCTAATTTAACAAAGTTAAGCCAAGGCGAATTAACTGAACAAATTCTTGTCCTTACTATTGATGACATATGACGGTGGATATTGTTGAAAGTCAAAGTAGGGCTGTTTTCGCTCAATGAGGTAATTTTTCCGTAAGGCAGCAGTCCTAATTTTATCAAAGCCTGGAATCCATTGCATATTCCGATAATAAGTCCGTCACGATTTTCAATAAGGTCTGTTACCGCTTCTTTTACCTTAGGATTTTTGAATGCGGTAGCTATAAATTTACCCGAACCGTCAGGCTCATCTCCGCCCGAAAATCCTCCCGGAAAAGCTATTATCTGGCTTTGATTGATGAGCTTTGCCATCATCATAGCAGATTCTTCGATTTCCTGAGGCGTGCGGTTTCTTATAACAAAGGTATTGACTTCGGCTCCATATTGTTCAAAAACGCGTTTTGTGTCATATTCGCAGTTAGTGCCAGGAAAAACAGGAATAAATACTTTAGGACGAGCAAACGTAATATCGCTGTGCTTTTTCTTGCATTCTCCGTCATAAGTTATAGTCTTAACTGATTGCGCAGGTTCTGCTGTGGTCGGGAAAACCTTTTCTAAAGTAGACGTAAAGCTTTCAATTATTTCTTTTATAGATATAGTCTGATTGTTGATAACCGTTTCACTTGAAGTAGTAATTCCAAGCTTTTGATAATCAAAATCTTCAAGCACATTTATATCGTTTAATGCAACAAGGCAATCCCCTGCAAAATTATCAAACATTTCATGAGAATGATTATAAAACTTTATTCCCAGCTCATTTCCCAAAGCAGATTTTATAGCAGAAATAGCTGCTCCGCCTTCTTCAATTATCTGAATATATGATATATTGCCGTTTTTGATATTTTGATGCAAAACTCTAATAAGCCTATTGACGTATTCAAAATCAGGCATTCCGTATTCATCTCGTTTTAGTTTGATATGAACAATCTCAATGCCAGGCTTGTTTAAAACATTGGTAACGCCATAGGATGTATCAGTCATTCCTAGCGCAAAAGATATAAGCGTGGGCGGAACATCAATATTTTCAAAAGTACCGCTCATTGAATCTTTGCCGCCTATAGCGCCTATTTTGAGACCGAGCTGCGCCTGCATAGCACCTAGCAAAGCTGACATAGGGATTCCCCATCTGTGCGGATCTTTGTTAAGTCTCAAAAAATACTCCTGTAATGTAAGTCTAATCGAATCAGGATCGGCACCGCCTGCAACAGCACGCATTACACTCAAAACTACCGAATAGACAGCGCCCAAAAACGGACTTTTGGACATCA
Proteins encoded in this region:
- a CDS encoding DUF5673 domain-containing protein; its protein translation is MPKILISLLSSVAGIVLAGTVFFLVKTIKHQHRLKYSITIISLKTNKFFYWLLDILLAFTAIICIFLMIEPEGKFLTKELYSIWNMNTLYVRITMLLLFIIICCIMSISIMMTIAKSAVVNDGIYTAVYFLDWHHLYDFYFEKKGNKVIVSNNRNGALTLSGTSTPLKFSKNDGEKLKFLLNKNKNKFVSKL